A single genomic interval of Symphalangus syndactylus isolate Jambi chromosome 18, NHGRI_mSymSyn1-v2.1_pri, whole genome shotgun sequence harbors:
- the LOC129467315 gene encoding breakpoint cluster region protein-like isoform X1 — MSNLLLDLDPQALQDRDWQRTVIAMNGIEVKLSVKFNSREFSLKRMPSRKQTGVFGVKIAVVTKRERSKVPYIMRQCVEEIERRGMEEVGIYRISGVVVDIQALKAAATSVNNKDVSVMISEMDVNAIAGTLKLHFRELPEPLFTDEFYPNFAEGITLSDLVAKKSCILNLLLSLPEANLLTFLFLLDHLERVAEKEAVNKMSLHNLATVFGSELLQPSEKESKLPANPSQPITMTDSWSLEVVSQVQVLLYFLWLEAIPALDSKRQSILFSTDV, encoded by the exons ATGTCTAATCTCTTGTTAGAC CTGGACCCACAGGCCCTGCAGGACAGAGACTGGCAGCGCACCGTCATCGCCATGAATGGG ATTGAAGTAAAGCTCTCGGTCAAGTTCAACAGCAGGGAGTTCAGCTTGAAGAGGATGCCATCCCGAAAACAGACAGGGGTCTTCGGAGTCAAGATTGCTGTGGTCACCAA GAGAGAGAGGTCCAAGGTGCCCTACATCATGCGCCAGTGCGTGGAGGAGATCGAGCGCCGAGGCATGGAGGAGGTGGGCATCTACCGCATCTCCGGAGTGGTCGTGGACATCCAGGCACTGAAGGCAGCTGCGACGTCAGTGA ATAACAAGGACGTGTCGGTGATGATCAGCGAGATGGACGTGAACGCCATCGCAGGCACGCTGAAGCTGCACTTCCGTGAGCTGCCCGAGCCCCTCTTCACTGACGAGTTCTACCCCAACTTCGCGGAGGGCATCA CTCTTTCAGACCTGGTTGCAAAGAAGAGCTGCATACTCAACCTACTGCTATCCCTGCCGGAGGCCAACCTGCtcaccttccttttccttctagaCCACCTGGAAAG GGTGGCAGAGAAGGAGGCAGTCAATAAGATGTCCCTGCACAACCTCGCCACTGTCTTTGGCTCCGAGCTGCTCCAGCCTTCCGAGAAGGAGAGCAAGCTCCCTGCCAATCCAAGCCAGCCTATCACAATGACTGACAGCTGGTCCTTGGAGGTCGTGTCCCAG GTCCAGGTGCTGCTGTACTTCCTGTGGCTGGAGGCCATCCCTGCCCTGGACAGCAAGAGACAGAGCATCCTGTTCTCCACCGATGTCTAA
- the LOC129467315 gene encoding breakpoint cluster region protein-like isoform X2 codes for MISEMDVNAIAGTLKLHFRELPEPLFTDEFYPNFAEGISAPHTVLTGGQRCGCDDVTSLNCTRTRVPGAPCDHLGRGLQLVVTQRSNPPPPAALSDLVAKKSCILNLLLSLPEANLLTFLFLLDHLERVAEKEAVNKMSLHNLATVFGSELLQPSEKESKLPANPSQPITMTDSWSLEVVSQIQIPNKMLECNPWTIRVLAAFGLPLSAWLRCSQEWVLKSLENRIRGGLGSGQA; via the exons ATGATCAGCGAGATGGACGTGAACGCCATCGCAGGCACGCTGAAGCTGCACTTCCGTGAGCTGCCCGAGCCCCTCTTCACTGACGAGTTCTACCCCAACTTCGCGGAGGGCATCA GTGCCCCTCACACGGTCCTCACTGGTGGCCAGCGCTGTGGGTGTGACGATGTGACGAGCCTAAACTGCACAAGGACTCGTGTCCCGGGCGCTCCATGTGACCACCTCGGGAGAGGTCTCCAGCTTGTTGTAACCCAGAGGAGTAACCCACCCCCTCCTGCAGCTCTTTCAGACCTGGTTGCAAAGAAGAGCTGCATACTCAACCTACTGCTATCCCTGCCGGAGGCCAACCTGCtcaccttccttttccttctagaCCACCTGGAAAG GGTGGCAGAGAAGGAGGCAGTCAATAAGATGTCCCTGCACAACCTCGCCACTGTCTTTGGCTCCGAGCTGCTCCAGCCTTCCGAGAAGGAGAGCAAGCTCCCTGCCAATCCAAGCCAGCCTATCACAATGACTGACAGCTGGTCCTTGGAGGTCGTGTCCCAG aTCCAGATACCTAATAAGATGCTGGAATGTAATCCCTGGACAATCCGTGTCCTGGCAGCATTTGGTCTTCCTCTAAGCGCCTGGCTTCGCTGTTCTCAGGAGTGGGTTCTCAAGTCTCTGGAGAACAGGATACGTGGAGGGTTAGGAAGCGGTCAGGCCTAG